In one window of Porites lutea chromosome 8, jaPorLute2.1, whole genome shotgun sequence DNA:
- the LOC140945084 gene encoding CD209 antigen-like protein A, with the protein MNGLFFIVVLSLLAMGYARDQEAELAIPRCEKVCPVGWVENGNQCYFILHEKKEAFMGLYLCKQLGASLPIIKSAEENDFLVSLTEGKGDPWLGMIAPNGGNVFEWLDGTAVAFSAWNTGEPNGPGSENCGTMYVSGSGRGKWNDEPCSNPRVIVCQMEKK; encoded by the exons ATGAACGGCCTGTTCTTTATCGTGGTTCTTAGTCTCCTGGCTATGGGTTATGCCAGGGACCAGGAAGCAGAACTTGCAATCCCAAGATGCGAAAAAG TTTGTCCAGTGGGCTGGGTTGAAAACGGAAATCAGTGCTACTTTATACTCCACGAAAAAAAGGAAGCATTTATGGGACTTTACCTATGCAAGCAACTAGGAGCAAGCCTGCCAATCATCAAATCAGCCGAGGAGAACGACTTCCTTGTGAGTCTGACGGAGGGAAAAGGTGATCCATGGCTTGGAATGATAGCACCCAACGGCGGCAACGTCTTTGAATGGCTCGACGGGACTGCTGTGGCCTTCTCTGCATGGAATACCGGTGAGCCTAACGGTCCTGGATCAGAGAACTGTGGGACGATGTACGTCAGCGGAAGTGGCAGAGGAAAGTGGAATGACGAACCCTGTTCGAATCCCCGAGTTATTGTTTGCCAGATGGAGAAGAAATGA